In Paenibacillus hexagrammi, the following are encoded in one genomic region:
- a CDS encoding AraC family transcriptional regulator has translation MHKRLLLTPSADQPYPLFIESIGHHEDQEKIIRDEGYPYYHWLQTYSGEGELWTGGKCYRLSSCCGFLLPPSAQHAYSGITDVWCTQYITFGGPLAEAILHRLGLHDASMYRWESSTTLATSIMRILAKAETGNEYTGYDASADLYAFLMALKKHGQVNNRASISKQIMYLQPLLDFLEHHFADPDLGLTRMAEVLGITPRHMNTLFHHAFDLSPYTYLILLRLRKSKELLLSSPQITVKHVAEQSGFRDASHYVSSFRRHVGLTPEKFRQLN, from the coding sequence TTGCATAAAAGACTGTTACTTACCCCCTCCGCAGACCAGCCTTACCCCCTCTTTATCGAAAGCATCGGACATCATGAGGATCAGGAGAAAATCATCAGAGACGAGGGGTATCCTTATTATCATTGGCTGCAAACCTATAGCGGCGAAGGAGAGCTCTGGACAGGGGGGAAATGTTATCGCCTGAGCAGCTGCTGCGGGTTTTTGCTTCCTCCTTCCGCGCAGCATGCTTACTCGGGTATCACGGATGTGTGGTGTACGCAGTATATCACCTTTGGCGGACCGCTGGCGGAAGCGATCCTTCATCGACTTGGACTGCATGATGCTTCCATGTACAGATGGGAAAGCTCCACGACGCTTGCAACTTCGATTATGCGCATACTCGCCAAAGCAGAGACCGGCAACGAATATACAGGGTACGATGCCTCCGCCGACCTCTACGCTTTTCTCATGGCGCTCAAAAAACACGGTCAAGTCAATAACCGGGCATCCATCAGCAAGCAAATCATGTATTTGCAGCCGCTCTTGGACTTTCTTGAACATCATTTCGCCGATCCTGACTTGGGGCTGACACGAATGGCCGAAGTACTAGGCATAACCCCCCGGCACATGAACACCCTGTTTCACCATGCTTTCGATCTGTCACCCTATACCTATTTAATTCTGCTGAGGCTTCGCAAATCCAAGGAGCTGCTTCTCAGCAGCCCCCAAATCACGGTAAAACATGTTGCTGAGCAATCCGGCTTTCGGGATGCAAGCCATTATGTTTCCAGCTTTCGGAGGCATGTGGGACTAACACCGGAGAAGTTCCGGCAGTTGAATTAA
- a CDS encoding metal ABC transporter ATP-binding protein, producing METNDAQSCHRCIAAIDHVTFSYEHKKVIDNLQFNILERDFVGVIGSNGAGKTTLLKMLVGLLKPTQGEIRLFDQPVGQFKDWERIGYVPQKNAFNPLFPATVREVVTSGLYSKKKIYKRLTKADLQKAEDAMLAMRIEDLAARRIGQLSGGQQQRAFLARAIVNNPELLILDEPTVGIDAESQAGFFRMIRHMHQHHHMTFIMVSHDMEMMQAYLGTEPQQVSGGIKFYVKHTHDPEDCRETNLTHSIGQIREMIGIQ from the coding sequence ATGGAAACAAACGATGCGCAATCGTGCCACAGATGTATCGCCGCCATTGATCATGTCACTTTTTCATATGAACATAAGAAAGTGATCGACAACCTTCAGTTCAACATCCTGGAACGTGATTTTGTAGGGGTGATCGGCTCGAATGGGGCAGGTAAGACTACGTTATTAAAAATGCTCGTTGGATTGCTGAAGCCTACTCAGGGTGAAATTCGGCTCTTCGACCAACCGGTTGGGCAGTTTAAAGATTGGGAACGAATCGGCTATGTCCCACAGAAGAATGCCTTCAATCCTCTTTTTCCTGCAACGGTAAGGGAGGTTGTCACATCAGGTCTGTACAGCAAGAAGAAGATATACAAGCGCTTGACTAAGGCTGACCTGCAAAAAGCCGAGGATGCTATGCTGGCTATGCGGATTGAAGACCTGGCTGCCAGACGTATCGGACAGCTCTCCGGCGGGCAGCAGCAGCGCGCATTTTTGGCTCGTGCTATTGTGAACAATCCTGAGCTGTTGATCCTTGATGAGCCCACAGTCGGCATCGACGCGGAATCGCAAGCAGGATTTTTTCGCATGATCCGCCACATGCATCAGCATCATCATATGACCTTTATTATGGTTTCCCATGACATGGAAATGATGCAGGCTTATTTAGGGACGGAGCCGCAGCAGGTCAGCGGCGGTATTAAATTTTACGTTAAGCATACACATGACCCGGAGGATTGCCGGGAGACCAATCTCACTCATTCGATCGGTCAAATCCGTGAGATGATCGGGATTCAATAA
- a CDS encoding beta-galactosidase produces the protein MLSDKLPKIWYGGDYNPEQWDKPVMDEDMRMFQLAGIDVATINVFSWALSQPDEDTYHFEWLDEIINKLYDNNTYVCLATSTGAHPAWMAKKYPDVLRVDFEGRKRKFGGRHNSCPSSPTYRKYSTLIADKLAERYKDHPAVLIWHVSNEYGGYCYCDNCAEGFRQWLQARYGSLEQVNRVWNTRFWGHTFYEWDEIVPPNALSEEWAGDRTNFQGISLDYRRFQSDSLLECYRLEYDALKKHTPHLPVTTNLMGTYKELDYFQWAKYMDVVSWDNYPSLDTPYSYTAMVHDLMRGLKDGQPFMLMEQTPSQQNWQPYNSLKRPGVMKLWSYQAVARGADTVMFFQLRRSVGACEKYHGAVIEHVGHEHTRVFRECAELGGELQRLGDSLLDARVHSRVAIVYDWENRWAVELSSGPTVGLKYVDEVHKYYDALYKMNIQTDMIGVDADLSKYDIVIAPVLYMIKPGYVKRIEEFVNAGGTFITTFFSGIVNESDIVTLGGYPGELRNVLGIWAEEIDALFPDQTNQIVMNESWGALEGSYTCGTLCDLIHAEGAEVKAVYGSDFYKGMPVLTVNSFGQGQAWYVASSPDAAFMQSFLGTVCKEKQITAPIAPVPGVEISQREKDGSRYLFVMNHNSCEAQIELGEILAVDQISSRELSGIIEMKAKEVLVLAY, from the coding sequence ATGCTAAGCGACAAGCTTCCTAAAATATGGTACGGCGGCGACTATAATCCGGAACAATGGGACAAACCGGTCATGGATGAAGATATGCGGATGTTTCAATTGGCGGGCATCGATGTTGCGACGATTAACGTATTTTCATGGGCTTTATCACAGCCTGATGAGGATACCTACCACTTCGAATGGCTGGATGAAATCATCAACAAGCTTTATGATAACAACACCTATGTATGCTTGGCTACGAGCACCGGAGCGCATCCTGCGTGGATGGCTAAGAAATACCCGGATGTGCTGCGTGTAGATTTTGAAGGACGGAAGAGAAAATTTGGCGGACGTCATAACTCCTGCCCAAGCAGCCCGACATATCGGAAGTATTCGACCTTGATAGCGGATAAGCTGGCGGAGCGGTACAAGGATCATCCAGCTGTATTGATCTGGCACGTATCCAATGAGTATGGCGGCTATTGCTATTGTGATAACTGTGCGGAAGGTTTTCGGCAATGGCTTCAAGCCCGTTATGGCAGCTTGGAGCAAGTGAACCGTGTGTGGAACACCCGATTCTGGGGGCATACCTTCTATGAATGGGATGAAATTGTCCCTCCGAATGCTTTGTCCGAGGAGTGGGCCGGAGACCGGACCAACTTCCAGGGGATCTCGCTCGACTACCGCCGGTTCCAATCGGACAGCTTGCTCGAATGCTATAGGCTAGAATACGATGCGCTGAAAAAGCATACGCCGCATTTGCCTGTTACAACCAATTTGATGGGGACCTATAAAGAACTTGATTACTTCCAGTGGGCTAAATATATGGATGTCGTGTCATGGGACAATTATCCGTCTTTAGATACACCATACAGCTATACGGCTATGGTTCATGATCTGATGAGAGGACTCAAGGACGGTCAGCCGTTCATGCTGATGGAGCAGACCCCAAGCCAGCAGAACTGGCAGCCGTACAATTCGCTCAAGCGTCCCGGTGTGATGAAGTTGTGGAGCTATCAAGCGGTTGCCCGCGGAGCGGATACCGTCATGTTCTTCCAGTTGCGCAGGTCGGTAGGGGCTTGTGAGAAGTACCACGGTGCGGTCATTGAGCATGTCGGCCACGAGCATACACGGGTATTCCGCGAATGTGCAGAATTGGGCGGCGAATTGCAGCGGCTTGGCGATTCGCTATTGGATGCAAGAGTTCATTCCCGCGTGGCCATTGTGTACGATTGGGAGAACCGATGGGCGGTAGAGCTCTCGAGTGGTCCAACAGTGGGGCTGAAATACGTCGACGAAGTGCACAAATACTATGATGCTTTATATAAGATGAACATTCAGACGGACATGATTGGCGTTGATGCTGATTTGAGTAAATACGACATTGTCATTGCGCCTGTTCTGTATATGATCAAACCGGGCTATGTGAAGCGGATCGAAGAATTTGTCAACGCAGGAGGCACGTTTATCACAACCTTCTTCAGCGGTATTGTGAATGAGAGCGATATTGTGACGCTTGGCGGCTACCCGGGCGAGCTTCGCAATGTGTTAGGCATTTGGGCGGAGGAGATTGATGCTTTATTCCCTGATCAGACCAATCAAATCGTGATGAATGAGTCTTGGGGAGCTCTCGAAGGCAGCTATACCTGCGGCACCTTATGCGATCTCATTCATGCCGAAGGCGCTGAGGTTAAAGCGGTGTATGGCAGTGATTTCTACAAGGGCATGCCTGTGCTTACTGTTAACAGCTTCGGACAAGGTCAAGCCTGGTATGTTGCGTCGAGTCCGGATGCAGCGTTTATGCAAAGCTTTCTAGGTACTGTGTGCAAAGAGAAGCAGATTACTGCGCCGATTGCGCCTGTTCCCGGTGTAGAGATTTCTCAGCGTGAAAAAGACGGCAGCCGCTACTTATTCGTGATGAATCATAACAGCTGTGAAGCTCAAATAGAATTAGGAGAAATTCTTGCGGTGGATCAGATTTCAAGTAGAGAATTAAGCGGAATAATAGAAATGAAAGCTAAGGAAGTGCTAGTTTTAGCCTATTAA
- a CDS encoding metal ABC transporter permease, translated as MDIFTEYFFQRALIGGILIGLTAPLMGVFLVLRRLSMIGDTLAHVSIAGVALGFLINIYPLGVGLVFALLASFAIERLRKAYKTYAELSIAIIMSGGVALATLLFTLGKGFNMNVMSYLFGSIYTLDSTDLWVVFGVCLVVVGVIAFHFKELFLMFFDEDAASVSGLPLRFYNMMITMLTALVISVAIKIVGALLVSSLLTIPVACSLLIAKSFKHSVILAVIFSEIAVIAGLVIAGVWDLAPGGTVVLSLIVLLMGIILKKGLRV; from the coding sequence TTGGATATTTTTACGGAATATTTTTTTCAAAGGGCTTTGATCGGCGGCATTCTGATCGGTTTGACAGCTCCGCTGATGGGCGTTTTTCTGGTGCTTCGGCGGCTGTCGATGATTGGAGATACGCTTGCGCATGTATCGATTGCCGGCGTTGCCCTTGGATTCTTAATTAACATTTATCCGCTAGGCGTGGGTCTCGTGTTCGCATTGCTGGCGTCTTTTGCCATCGAAAGACTGAGAAAAGCTTATAAGACCTATGCGGAGCTATCCATCGCAATCATCATGTCAGGGGGCGTGGCCTTAGCTACTCTCCTGTTTACACTAGGCAAGGGCTTCAATATGAATGTGATGAGCTATTTGTTCGGAAGCATATATACCCTTGATTCTACAGACCTATGGGTCGTATTCGGCGTCTGTCTCGTGGTGGTTGGGGTGATAGCTTTTCATTTCAAGGAGCTTTTTCTTATGTTTTTCGATGAGGATGCCGCCAGCGTCAGCGGGTTGCCGCTTCGATTCTACAACATGATGATTACGATGTTGACGGCGCTTGTTATTTCGGTGGCGATTAAAATTGTTGGCGCATTGCTTGTTTCATCGCTTTTGACGATTCCGGTTGCCTGCAGCCTGCTCATTGCCAAGAGCTTTAAGCATTCTGTCATATTGGCCGTCATTTTCTCCGAAATTGCCGTCATTGCGGGTTTGGTCATTGCCGGTGTTTGGGACCTTGCTCCTGGTGGAACTGTCGTCTTAAGCCTGATCGTACTGTTAATGGGCATTATTTTGAAGAAGGGGCTGAGAGTGTAG
- a CDS encoding cytochrome c biogenesis CcdA family protein — MDSVNIWIALWAGVASFISPCCLPLYPSYLSYITGISVSELKSGQSSAAVRRQTMLHTLSFIVGFSIIFYALGLTAGFLGNFFIDYRDLLRQIAAILIFVMGMFLIGIFQPQWLLKERKLQIKFRPAGYIGSMLIGMGFAAGWSPCVGPILSAILALAATEPGTWLQLTTAYSLGFAIPFFVLSFFIGSTRWILRYSATIMKIGGGLMILISILLYTGKMTQITLWLNSITPDWLRF; from the coding sequence ATGGATTCGGTTAATATATGGATCGCATTATGGGCGGGGGTAGCCTCGTTCATATCTCCTTGTTGTTTGCCATTATATCCGTCCTATTTATCCTACATAACGGGAATTTCCGTGTCCGAACTAAAGTCGGGACAATCATCTGCAGCTGTAAGGCGTCAAACGATGCTGCACACTTTGAGCTTTATCGTAGGCTTTTCCATTATTTTTTACGCGTTAGGTCTTACCGCAGGCTTCTTAGGCAATTTTTTTATTGATTATCGCGACCTGCTTCGTCAGATTGCTGCCATTCTTATTTTCGTCATGGGCATGTTCTTAATTGGAATTTTCCAACCGCAGTGGCTGCTTAAAGAAAGAAAGCTTCAGATCAAGTTTCGTCCTGCCGGTTATATAGGCTCTATGCTTATTGGTATGGGGTTTGCTGCCGGGTGGTCGCCCTGTGTAGGGCCTATCCTTTCCGCGATACTTGCACTGGCTGCAACAGAACCAGGAACATGGCTGCAGCTGACTACAGCCTATTCGCTAGGTTTTGCCATTCCGTTCTTCGTGCTTTCCTTTTTCATCGGCTCCACCCGCTGGATTTTACGATATTCGGCAACGATTATGAAAATCGGCGGCGGATTGATGATTCTAATCTCCATTCTGCTCTACACGGGTAAAATGACACAAATTACGCTCTGGCTGAATTCCATTACGCCCGACTGGCTTCGCTTCTAA
- the yidD gene encoding membrane protein insertion efficiency factor YidD, whose amino-acid sequence MKKMLQIPIHVYRKFISPLKPPTCRFYPTCSQYALEALELHGACKGSWLTVKRLCKCHPFHPGGIDYVPKPGYKQEQAGSTRKTIDDQDR is encoded by the coding sequence ATGAAAAAGATGCTTCAGATTCCGATTCATGTGTATCGGAAATTCATATCACCATTAAAGCCTCCTACATGCCGCTTTTATCCAACCTGCTCGCAGTATGCTTTGGAGGCATTGGAGCTGCACGGCGCATGCAAGGGATCGTGGCTTACCGTGAAACGGCTTTGCAAATGCCATCCATTTCATCCGGGCGGTATTGACTATGTGCCTAAGCCTGGATACAAGCAAGAGCAAGCTGGATCAACACGCAAGACGATCGATGATCAGGATAGATAG
- a CDS encoding pyruvate, water dikinase regulatory protein — translation MHEQHLFICSDSVGETADAVARATIRQFNAEQVKINLFSHIRQESEIRQMLLKASAAGGFVAYTLVQPELREFMKNESVRLGVKAVDIMGPMLQAFMDTYGDSPKRKPGLLHEMDADYFRRVDAIEFAVKYDDGKDNRGMLEAEVVLIGVSRTSKTPLSIYLAHKGIKSANLPIVPEVRLPAELFKIPSNRIIGLTMEAEHILQIRQERLKTVGLPSNSSYAALKRIHEELDYAERLMKQLNCHVIDVTNKAIEETAGMISQLIHGKS, via the coding sequence ATGCACGAACAGCATTTATTTATCTGCTCGGACTCTGTAGGAGAAACTGCAGACGCTGTCGCGAGAGCAACCATACGCCAATTTAATGCGGAGCAGGTAAAAATCAACCTGTTCAGTCATATCCGTCAGGAATCAGAGATTCGTCAGATGCTGCTAAAGGCCTCCGCGGCAGGAGGATTTGTCGCCTATACGCTAGTTCAGCCCGAGCTGAGAGAGTTTATGAAAAACGAATCTGTTCGACTAGGCGTCAAAGCTGTCGATATTATGGGTCCCATGCTGCAGGCGTTTATGGATACTTACGGTGATTCACCTAAGCGAAAGCCGGGCCTTTTGCACGAAATGGATGCCGATTATTTTCGCAGAGTCGATGCCATTGAGTTTGCGGTCAAGTATGACGATGGGAAGGATAATAGAGGGATGCTGGAAGCGGAGGTCGTTCTCATCGGCGTTTCTAGGACCTCGAAAACCCCTCTTAGTATTTATTTAGCGCACAAGGGAATCAAGTCCGCGAATCTTCCAATCGTACCTGAAGTGAGGCTGCCAGCTGAGCTGTTTAAAATTCCAAGCAATCGCATTATCGGCTTGACTATGGAGGCAGAGCATATATTGCAGATTCGTCAGGAACGGCTGAAAACCGTCGGTTTGCCCAGTAATTCCTCCTACGCGGCACTCAAACGCATCCATGAGGAGCTAGATTATGCCGAAAGACTAATGAAGCAATTAAACTGCCATGTTATTGATGTGACCAACAAAGCGATCGAGGAAACAGCAGGCATGATCAGCCAGCTCATTCACGGGAAATCATAG